In one Halorubrum sp. CBA1229 genomic region, the following are encoded:
- the ddh gene encoding D-2-hydroxyacid dehydrogenase — MSERAQLQTLSVHESVENVIPPEAFVAAFDDLDLDVELVGDGESYDETDAVATYVPRPEFLDAGWVHCIRAGYDEFDTAAYEAADVPLTNSTGIHDTTVSEVAIGFMLSLARLHHVYRDHQNEREWYTPEYERPFTVENERLCVVGLGTIGRGIAERADALGMDVVGIRRSDEPVPGVSEIFDPSDLHDAVDDARFVALALPHTPETEGLIGAAEFEVMRDDAYLINVARGPLVDENALVDALETDAIAGAGLDVFETEPLPESSPLWDFEDVIISPHKGSATNRYHLDIADLVTENVERYLADDSLRNRVA, encoded by the coding sequence ATGTCCGAGCGAGCCCAACTCCAGACGCTGTCCGTCCACGAGTCCGTCGAGAACGTGATCCCGCCCGAGGCCTTCGTCGCGGCGTTCGACGACCTCGACCTCGACGTCGAACTGGTCGGCGACGGCGAGAGCTACGACGAGACCGACGCCGTCGCCACGTACGTGCCGCGACCGGAGTTCCTCGACGCCGGCTGGGTCCACTGCATCCGCGCCGGCTACGACGAGTTCGACACGGCGGCCTACGAGGCGGCGGACGTGCCGCTCACGAACAGCACCGGCATCCACGACACCACCGTCAGCGAGGTCGCGATCGGGTTCATGCTGTCGCTCGCCCGGCTCCACCACGTGTACCGCGACCACCAGAACGAGCGGGAGTGGTACACCCCGGAGTACGAGCGCCCGTTCACCGTGGAGAACGAGCGGCTCTGCGTCGTCGGTCTCGGGACGATCGGGCGCGGTATCGCCGAGCGCGCCGACGCGCTCGGGATGGACGTGGTGGGGATCCGGCGGTCCGACGAGCCGGTCCCGGGCGTGTCGGAGATTTTCGACCCATCGGACCTCCACGACGCCGTGGACGACGCGCGCTTCGTCGCGCTCGCGCTCCCGCATACCCCCGAGACCGAGGGACTCATCGGGGCGGCGGAGTTCGAAGTGATGCGCGACGACGCGTACCTGATCAACGTCGCTCGGGGGCCCTTGGTCGACGAGAACGCGCTCGTCGACGCGCTCGAGACCGACGCGATCGCCGGCGCGGGCCTCGACGTGTTCGAGACCGAGCCCCTCCCCGAGAGCTCTCCGCTCTGGGACTTCGAGGACGTCATTATCTCGCCGCATAAGGGGTCCGCGACCAACCGATATCACCTCGACATCGCCGACCTCGTGACGGAGAACGTCGAGCGGTACCTGGCCGACGACTCGCTGCGGAACCGCGTCGCCTAA
- a CDS encoding IclR family transcriptional regulator — protein sequence MERPKTASVRATGTSMRILTEVADRGEGVSIAELVESLDLAKSTVYKHLITLEEHGLVVKRDGGYRLGLRCLEFGGIARQYDGVYDVAKPEVRKLAEETGELANLLFEERGLGIYVHTARGEQAVDFDVHLGRRVYLHTTALGKALLASLSDERVDEIVDRHGLPARTDETITTRDALFEELDRIREEGFAYNEEERLGGLGCVGTPLETGDRRNAAISIMTPISRLKPEDRRREYTESLNQTANVIEVNLTHGRP from the coding sequence ATGGAGAGGCCAAAAACGGCGTCGGTGCGGGCGACGGGGACCTCGATGCGGATCCTGACGGAGGTCGCCGACCGCGGCGAGGGCGTTTCGATCGCGGAGCTGGTCGAGAGCCTGGATCTGGCCAAGAGCACAGTGTACAAACACCTCATCACGCTCGAGGAGCACGGCCTCGTCGTCAAGCGCGACGGCGGCTACCGGCTCGGCCTCCGGTGTCTGGAGTTCGGCGGGATCGCCCGGCAGTACGACGGCGTCTACGACGTCGCGAAACCGGAGGTGCGCAAGCTGGCCGAGGAGACGGGCGAGCTGGCGAACCTGCTGTTCGAGGAGCGGGGGCTCGGAATCTACGTGCACACGGCCCGCGGGGAGCAGGCGGTCGACTTCGACGTCCACCTCGGGCGGCGCGTCTACCTCCACACAACGGCGCTGGGCAAGGCCCTGCTCGCGAGTCTCTCCGACGAGCGGGTCGACGAAATCGTCGACCGGCACGGGCTGCCGGCTCGGACCGACGAGACGATCACGACCCGAGACGCGCTGTTCGAGGAGCTCGATCGGATCCGCGAGGAGGGGTTCGCGTACAACGAGGAGGAGCGACTGGGCGGACTCGGCTGCGTCGGAACGCCGCTCGAAACCGGAGACCGTCGGAACGCCGCGATCAGCATCATGACGCCGATCAGCCGCCTGAAACCCGAGGATCGACGCCGCGAGTACACCGAGAGCCTCAACCAGACGGCGAACGTCATCGAGGTCAACCTCACCCACGGGCGACCGTGA
- a CDS encoding bifunctional 4-hydroxy-2-oxoglutarate aldolase/2-dehydro-3-deoxy-phosphogluconate aldolase yields MHARRTERIREGGVIAILRGVAPDDAVDVADAVVDGGVTALEVTADTPDVAETIGALADRFDDVLVGAGTVLDAETARAVQLAGAEFLVTPTVDAGVIETANRYGTPVAAGAFTPTEAVEAHEAGADFVKVFPAKTGGPEHVAALGGPLPQIPLVPTGGVGPANAGEYVDAGAVAVGVGSAIVDDDAVASGEYATVAENARRTIDAVAAARDR; encoded by the coding sequence ATGCACGCACGACGAACCGAACGGATCCGCGAGGGCGGCGTGATCGCGATCCTCCGCGGGGTGGCTCCCGACGACGCCGTCGACGTGGCGGACGCGGTCGTCGACGGCGGCGTCACGGCGCTCGAAGTGACCGCGGACACGCCGGACGTCGCGGAGACGATCGGCGCGCTCGCCGACCGGTTCGACGACGTCCTCGTCGGCGCCGGGACGGTGCTCGACGCCGAGACCGCCCGGGCCGTCCAGCTCGCGGGCGCCGAGTTCCTGGTCACGCCGACGGTCGACGCCGGCGTCATCGAGACCGCGAACCGCTACGGGACGCCGGTCGCGGCCGGCGCGTTCACGCCGACGGAGGCCGTCGAAGCGCACGAGGCCGGCGCCGACTTCGTGAAGGTGTTCCCGGCGAAGACGGGCGGGCCGGAGCACGTCGCGGCGCTCGGCGGCCCACTCCCGCAGATCCCGCTGGTGCCGACCGGCGGGGTCGGCCCCGCGAACGCCGGCGAGTACGTCGACGCCGGCGCCGTCGCCGTCGGCGTCGGCAGCGCGATCGTCGACGACGACGCCGTCGCGAGCGGGGAGTACGCGACCGTCGCCGAGAACGCGCGGCGGACGATCGACGCGGTGGCGGCGGCCAGAGACCGGTAG
- the dgoD gene encoding galactonate dehydratase, whose amino-acid sequence MTTIVDYELFEVPPRWLFLRVETDDGTVGWGEPVVEGRSKTVRTAVEELFESYLLGEDAGRIEDHWQAMYRGGFYRGGPVLMSAIAGVDQALWDIKGKELGVPVHDLLGGAARDRIRVYQWIGGDRPSDVAEQAREQVEAGFTALKMNATEELERVADPAAIDAAATRLREVREAVGDEVGIGVDFHGRVSKPMAKRLVEALEPYDPMFVEEPVLSGHNDALPGIAAHTTTPIATGERMYSRWDFKEVFENGAVDVIQPDLSHAGGITEVKKIAAMAEAYDVAMAPHCPLGPIALASCLQVDACSPNAFIQEQSLDIHYNETSDVLDYLADPSLFDYEDGYVQIPDGPGLGIEIDEDHVREQAETDVDWHNPVWRHDDGSVAEW is encoded by the coding sequence ATGACCACAATCGTCGACTACGAGCTGTTCGAGGTGCCCCCGCGGTGGCTGTTCCTCCGCGTGGAGACGGACGACGGCACGGTCGGGTGGGGAGAGCCGGTCGTCGAGGGGCGGTCGAAGACGGTCCGGACCGCCGTCGAGGAGCTGTTCGAGAGCTACCTGCTCGGGGAGGACGCCGGCCGGATCGAGGACCACTGGCAGGCGATGTACCGCGGCGGCTTCTACCGCGGCGGCCCGGTGTTGATGAGCGCCATCGCCGGCGTCGACCAGGCGCTGTGGGACATCAAGGGGAAGGAGCTCGGCGTCCCCGTCCACGACCTGCTCGGCGGCGCGGCGCGCGACCGAATCCGGGTGTACCAGTGGATCGGCGGCGACCGCCCCTCCGACGTGGCCGAACAGGCGCGCGAACAGGTCGAGGCCGGGTTCACGGCGCTGAAGATGAACGCGACCGAGGAGCTCGAGCGGGTCGCCGACCCCGCTGCGATCGACGCCGCCGCCACGCGGCTGCGGGAGGTCCGGGAGGCCGTCGGCGACGAGGTCGGCATCGGCGTCGACTTCCACGGCCGGGTCTCGAAGCCGATGGCGAAGCGCCTCGTCGAGGCGCTGGAGCCGTACGACCCGATGTTCGTCGAGGAGCCCGTCCTGTCGGGGCACAACGACGCCCTGCCGGGGATAGCCGCGCACACGACGACGCCGATCGCCACCGGCGAGCGCATGTACTCGCGATGGGACTTCAAGGAGGTGTTCGAGAACGGCGCCGTCGACGTGATCCAGCCCGACCTCTCGCACGCGGGCGGGATCACCGAGGTGAAGAAGATCGCCGCGATGGCCGAGGCGTACGACGTGGCGATGGCCCCCCACTGCCCGCTCGGCCCGATCGCGCTCGCCTCCTGCCTGCAGGTGGACGCCTGCTCGCCGAACGCCTTCATCCAAGAGCAGAGCCTCGACATCCACTACAACGAGACGAGCGACGTGCTCGACTACCTCGCGGACCCGTCCCTCTTCGACTACGAGGACGGGTACGTGCAGATCCCCGACGGCCCCGGCCTCGGGATCGAGATCGACGAGGACCACGTCCGCGAGCAGGCCGAGACGGACGTGGACTGGCACAACCCCGTCTGGCGCCACGACGACGGGAGCGTCGCCGAGTGGTGA
- a CDS encoding SDR family NAD(P)-dependent oxidoreductase, translated as MPPSDPTENAVADRHADAVAVVTGSTRGIGEGVARRFAAEGASVVVTGRSADRGEAVVDEIEAAGGDATFVRADMREPAEIEALVDHAVAEHGRIDVLVNNAGVQTETTASEATLDDWEFVVETDFRSFWLCAKHAAEHMPAGGTILNTSSNHAFLTMPGLFPYNAVKAGINGMTRALALELGPDGITVNTINPGWIEIERTREELGDDYEYTEAIHPVGRLGTPSDVAGVAAFLASDDASFVTGESLLVDGGRSQVMQDNVYRDYRRNASAARD; from the coding sequence ATGCCACCGAGCGATCCGACCGAGAACGCCGTCGCGGACAGACACGCGGACGCCGTCGCCGTCGTCACCGGCTCCACCCGAGGGATCGGCGAGGGCGTCGCCCGTCGCTTCGCCGCCGAGGGCGCTTCGGTCGTCGTGACCGGCCGCTCCGCCGACCGCGGCGAGGCCGTCGTCGACGAGATCGAGGCAGCGGGCGGCGACGCGACGTTCGTCCGCGCGGACATGCGCGAGCCCGCGGAGATCGAGGCGCTCGTCGACCACGCCGTCGCGGAGCACGGGCGGATCGACGTGCTGGTGAACAACGCGGGCGTGCAGACGGAGACGACCGCGAGCGAGGCGACGCTGGACGACTGGGAGTTCGTCGTCGAGACCGACTTCCGGTCGTTCTGGCTCTGCGCGAAACACGCGGCCGAGCACATGCCGGCGGGCGGGACGATCCTCAACACCTCCTCGAACCACGCGTTCCTCACGATGCCGGGGCTGTTCCCCTACAACGCGGTCAAGGCCGGGATCAACGGGATGACCCGCGCGCTCGCGCTGGAACTCGGCCCCGACGGGATCACGGTGAACACGATCAACCCCGGTTGGATCGAGATCGAACGCACCCGGGAGGAGCTGGGCGACGACTACGAGTACACGGAGGCGATCCACCCGGTCGGTCGCCTCGGGACGCCGTCCGACGTGGCCGGGGTCGCCGCGTTCCTCGCGAGCGACGACGCGAGCTTCGTCACCGGCGAGAGCCTCCTCGTCGACGGCGGCCGTTCGCAGGTGATGCAAGATAACGTCTACCGCGACTACCGCCGGAACGCGTCGGCCGCCCGCGACTGA
- a CDS encoding saccharopine dehydrogenase NADP-binding domain-containing protein: MPDTDRTYDLVVWGATGVAGRFVAEYLTGQYAPADLSIALGGRDEAKLDALASELARRRDDALPVVVGDATDPESLRTIARDARVVCTTVGPYTAYGTPLVEACVDAETDYCDLTGEINWVRETVDRYHDAAADADTRIVHSCGFDSVPADLGTLLVQSFALEEHGAPCDAVRISLDEGSGGVSGGTLASVAELFEAAASDPLAREALRNPYSLAPPGERSGVDPGVQRRPRRDALRGEWTAPSPMAAANERIVRRSNALLGYPWGREFRCTEVVPTGRGLRGAAGATLVTAGLGLFAAGMSIGPVREGLRRYVFPDPGEGPSDEQVENGHFTVRILGRGTAPEGRFTVEAAFGADRDPGYGATARMLGEAAVCLVRGETDSPVDGGVLTPASGIGHPLVERLRDVGFTATVGDATGSPATEDA; the protein is encoded by the coding sequence GTGCCGGACACCGACCGAACGTACGACCTCGTCGTGTGGGGAGCCACGGGCGTCGCGGGACGCTTCGTCGCCGAGTACCTCACCGGACAGTACGCGCCCGCCGACCTCTCCATCGCGCTCGGCGGGCGGGACGAAGCCAAGCTCGACGCCCTCGCGAGCGAGCTCGCTCGCCGCCGCGACGACGCCCTCCCCGTCGTGGTCGGTGACGCGACGGACCCGGAGAGCCTCCGGACGATAGCGCGCGACGCCCGGGTCGTCTGCACCACCGTCGGGCCGTACACGGCGTACGGCACCCCGCTGGTCGAGGCCTGTGTCGACGCCGAGACCGACTACTGCGACCTGACCGGGGAGATCAACTGGGTGCGCGAGACGGTCGACCGCTACCACGACGCCGCGGCCGACGCCGACACGCGGATCGTTCACAGCTGCGGCTTCGACTCCGTGCCCGCCGATCTGGGCACGCTCCTCGTCCAGTCGTTCGCGCTCGAGGAGCACGGCGCGCCGTGCGACGCGGTCCGGATCTCCCTCGACGAGGGGAGCGGCGGCGTCAGCGGCGGGACCCTCGCCAGCGTCGCCGAGCTGTTCGAGGCGGCGGCGAGCGACCCGCTCGCGCGGGAGGCGCTGCGGAACCCGTACTCGCTGGCGCCGCCCGGCGAACGGAGCGGCGTCGACCCGGGCGTCCAGCGGCGCCCGCGGCGAGACGCGCTCCGGGGAGAGTGGACGGCGCCGTCGCCGATGGCGGCGGCCAACGAGCGGATCGTCCGGCGGAGCAACGCGCTCCTCGGGTACCCGTGGGGGCGCGAGTTCCGGTGTACGGAGGTCGTCCCCACGGGACGCGGGCTCCGTGGCGCGGCCGGCGCGACGCTCGTCACCGCCGGGCTCGGGCTGTTCGCGGCCGGGATGTCGATCGGCCCGGTGCGGGAGGGGCTCCGTCGGTACGTCTTCCCGGATCCGGGGGAGGGCCCGAGCGACGAGCAGGTCGAGAACGGCCACTTCACGGTCCGGATCCTCGGACGCGGCACCGCGCCTGAGGGGCGGTTCACCGTCGAGGCCGCGTTCGGCGCCGACCGCGACCCCGGCTACGGCGCCACCGCGCGCATGCTCGGCGAGGCCGCGGTCTGCCTCGTCCGCGGCGAGACCGACTCCCCGGTCGACGGGGGCGTCCTGACGCCCGCGTCGGGGATCGGTCACCCGCTCGTCGAGCGGCTTCGCGACGTCGGCTTCACCGCGACCGTGGGCGACGCGACCGGATCGCCGGCTACGGAGGACGCGTAG
- a CDS encoding helix-turn-helix domain-containing protein — MPDSMSEQLQQDMVCEGLLECFHGLKQLDKQIFQELVRAEAPLTIDEIADEVDRERSTAYRAVQRLLQAGFLQKEQVNYDQGGYYHVYRPTDPEKVADDMQRMLNDWYAKMGQLIQEFEDKYERAETSSPAVEG, encoded by the coding sequence ATGCCAGATTCGATGTCCGAACAACTCCAGCAGGACATGGTGTGCGAGGGGCTCCTCGAGTGCTTCCACGGGCTCAAACAGCTCGACAAACAGATCTTTCAGGAGCTCGTCCGGGCCGAGGCACCGCTGACGATAGACGAGATCGCCGACGAGGTCGACCGAGAGCGGTCGACCGCGTACCGCGCCGTCCAACGACTCCTGCAGGCGGGGTTCCTCCAGAAGGAGCAGGTGAACTACGATCAGGGGGGGTACTACCACGTCTACAGGCCGACCGACCCGGAGAAGGTCGCCGACGACATGCAGCGCATGCTCAACGACTGGTACGCGAAGATGGGTCAGCTCATTCAGGAGTTCGAGGACAAGTACGAGCGGGCCGAGACCTCGTCGCCGGCCGTCGAAGGCTAG
- a CDS encoding sulfite exporter TauE/SafE family protein, with translation MLALFVGFGLVVGVLFGFFGMGGSFLVTPALLMLDYEPSVAVGSGMAFVFGTAVIATLKHHDLGQVDYKLGAIMITGTTIGIEVGRASVYYLQSIGLAGAIISVAYVVLLGGVGAMVTRDALNGEDGGIDHEAADKSLDEYEIPETAKKIQRTVRIPPMVTLRGDVRVSAWVITAVAFATGLLSGFLGVGGGFIRMPAMIYAIGVPVPVAVGTDLFEIVFSGGLGSYLYGQGGGVDLGIVVPLLFGSALGARVGSAATAVVDSDGIKVYFGGMLLVGAIAVGIGEVGSYIGSPTLETVGLFLVIGAAVVVAAAILYTSVVSLRTAQSRQTTTAD, from the coding sequence ATGCTGGCGCTTTTCGTCGGGTTCGGCCTCGTCGTCGGCGTGCTGTTCGGGTTCTTCGGCATGGGCGGGTCGTTCCTCGTCACGCCGGCGCTGCTGATGCTCGACTACGAGCCGTCGGTCGCGGTCGGGAGCGGGATGGCGTTCGTCTTCGGGACGGCCGTCATCGCGACGCTGAAACACCACGACCTCGGGCAGGTCGACTACAAGCTCGGCGCGATCATGATCACCGGGACGACGATCGGTATCGAGGTCGGGCGCGCGAGCGTCTACTACCTCCAATCGATCGGCCTCGCCGGCGCGATCATCAGCGTCGCGTACGTCGTCCTGCTCGGCGGCGTCGGAGCGATGGTCACTCGTGACGCCCTGAACGGCGAGGACGGCGGCATCGACCACGAGGCCGCCGACAAGAGCCTCGACGAGTACGAGATCCCCGAAACGGCGAAGAAGATCCAGCGGACGGTCCGGATCCCGCCGATGGTGACGCTGCGCGGCGACGTCCGCGTCTCCGCGTGGGTCATCACCGCGGTCGCCTTCGCGACCGGGCTCCTCTCGGGCTTCCTCGGGGTCGGCGGCGGGTTCATCCGGATGCCCGCTATGATCTACGCGATCGGCGTCCCGGTGCCCGTCGCCGTCGGTACGGACCTCTTCGAGATCGTCTTCTCGGGCGGCCTCGGGAGCTACCTCTACGGACAGGGCGGCGGCGTCGACCTCGGAATCGTCGTCCCGCTGCTGTTCGGGAGCGCCCTCGGCGCCCGCGTCGGCTCCGCCGCGACCGCCGTCGTCGACTCCGACGGCATCAAGGTGTACTTCGGCGGCATGCTGCTCGTCGGCGCCATCGCGGTCGGCATCGGTGAGGTGGGTTCGTACATCGGGAGCCCGACCCTGGAGACGGTGGGCCTGTTCCTCGTGATCGGCGCCGCGGTCGTCGTCGCCGCCGCGATCCTCTACACGTCCGTCGTCTCGCTGCGGACGGCGCAGAGTCGGCAGACGACGACGGCGGACTGA
- a CDS encoding YeeE/YedE family protein, with product MADRHPLFMPLILVGGLIFGFGLGFSQMARPEVVLNFLTFEDFGLLFVMFGAAVVSGVAFAVMPRVRDAAPLTGDRYERRLKPFDRNVVIGGAVFGVGWGLSGICPGAAYASLGVGNVTILWALGGMFVGAYLQGYWRSRTAASDSAPATAD from the coding sequence ATGGCGGATCGGCACCCACTCTTCATGCCGCTGATCCTCGTCGGCGGTCTGATCTTCGGGTTCGGACTCGGGTTCAGCCAGATGGCGCGGCCGGAGGTCGTGCTGAACTTCCTCACGTTCGAGGACTTCGGACTGCTGTTCGTGATGTTCGGCGCGGCCGTCGTCTCCGGCGTCGCCTTCGCGGTGATGCCGCGGGTCCGCGACGCCGCGCCGCTGACCGGCGACCGGTACGAACGGCGGCTGAAACCCTTCGACCGCAACGTCGTCATCGGCGGCGCCGTCTTCGGCGTCGGCTGGGGCCTCTCGGGCATCTGCCCCGGCGCGGCCTACGCCAGCCTCGGCGTCGGCAACGTCACCATCCTCTGGGCGCTCGGCGGCATGTTCGTCGGCGCGTACCTCCAGGGGTACTGGCGGAGCCGGACGGCGGCGTCCGACTCCGCGCCGGCGACCGCCGACTGA
- a CDS encoding YeeE/YedE family protein has translation MPDPLVAQTAAELFPNGISRYAVGGLLVGLGAVVIYVGTGIAAGASTFLESTLSYVSDQSRFQRYVSSRDWRVVFTLGIILGAAVFAATVQSGVVTTSLYQPGTTGRTYELAGVTLWLTDVQPWRLFVGGILVGIGTRIGKGCTSGHGVCGVGSASKTSLVGVATFLAVAIGTAQLVAALGVSP, from the coding sequence ATGCCTGACCCACTCGTCGCGCAGACGGCCGCCGAGCTGTTCCCGAACGGGATCAGTCGCTACGCGGTCGGCGGACTGCTCGTCGGCCTCGGTGCGGTCGTGATATACGTCGGGACGGGGATCGCGGCCGGCGCGAGCACGTTCCTCGAGTCGACGCTGTCGTACGTGTCGGACCAGTCGCGGTTCCAGCGGTACGTGAGCTCTCGCGACTGGCGCGTCGTCTTCACGCTCGGCATCATCCTCGGTGCCGCGGTCTTCGCGGCGACGGTCCAGTCCGGCGTCGTCACGACGTCGCTCTATCAGCCCGGAACCACCGGGCGGACCTACGAGCTCGCCGGCGTGACCCTGTGGCTGACCGACGTCCAGCCGTGGCGGCTGTTCGTCGGCGGGATTCTCGTCGGGATCGGCACCCGGATCGGAAAGGGGTGCACGTCCGGGCACGGCGTCTGCGGCGTCGGGTCGGCGTCGAAGACGTCGCTCGTCGGCGTGGCGACGTTCCTGGCGGTCGCGATCGGGACCGCGCAGCTCGTCGCGGCGCTGGGGGTGAGTCCGTAG
- a CDS encoding MBL fold metallo-hydrolase, which produces MDAEDFPTPDVEVETIVPETLKDRIDAGEDITLLDTRMSSDYGEWRIDGENVTSINVPYFEFLDDEIDEDVLERIPEDREVTVLCAKGGASEYVAGTLAERGYDVNHLEEGMNGWASIYEAVEVTEYDGAGTLLQYQRPSSGCLGYLLYDGGEAAIIDPLRAFTDRYLDDAEELGVDLRYALDTHIHADHISGVRNLDDAGVEGVIPAAAVDRGVTYADELTTAEDGDVFEVGDATIETVATPGHTTGMTSYLVDESLLATGDGLFIESVARPDLEEGDDGAPDAARMLYESLQERVLTLPDDTLIGGAHFSDAAEPAADGTYTAPVGDLVEEMDALTMDEDAFVELILSDMPPRPANYEDIIATNLGQNAIDDDEAFTLELGPNNCAASQESLAGD; this is translated from the coding sequence ATGGACGCCGAAGATTTCCCGACGCCGGATGTCGAAGTCGAGACAATCGTACCGGAGACGCTGAAGGATCGCATCGACGCGGGCGAGGACATCACGCTCCTCGATACGCGGATGAGCTCGGACTACGGGGAGTGGCGCATCGACGGCGAGAACGTCACCTCGATCAACGTCCCGTACTTCGAGTTCCTCGACGACGAGATCGACGAGGACGTCCTCGAACGGATCCCCGAGGACCGCGAGGTGACCGTCCTGTGCGCGAAGGGCGGCGCCAGCGAGTACGTCGCGGGGACGCTCGCGGAGCGCGGCTACGACGTCAATCACCTCGAAGAGGGGATGAACGGCTGGGCCAGCATCTACGAGGCCGTCGAGGTGACCGAGTACGACGGCGCGGGCACGCTGCTGCAGTACCAGCGTCCCTCGTCGGGTTGTCTCGGGTACCTGCTCTACGACGGCGGCGAGGCCGCGATTATCGACCCGCTGCGCGCGTTCACCGACCGCTACCTCGACGACGCCGAGGAGCTCGGCGTCGACCTGCGGTACGCGCTGGACACGCACATCCACGCCGACCACATCTCGGGCGTGCGTAACCTCGACGACGCGGGCGTCGAGGGCGTCATCCCCGCGGCCGCGGTCGACCGCGGCGTCACCTACGCCGACGAGCTGACCACGGCCGAGGACGGCGACGTCTTCGAGGTCGGCGACGCGACGATCGAGACCGTCGCCACGCCCGGCCACACGACCGGGATGACTTCCTACCTCGTCGACGAGAGCCTGCTCGCGACCGGCGACGGGCTGTTCATCGAGAGCGTCGCGCGCCCCGACCTCGAGGAGGGCGACGACGGCGCGCCGGACGCGGCCCGGATGCTCTACGAGTCGCTCCAGGAGCGCGTCCTGACGCTCCCCGACGACACGCTGATCGGGGGCGCTCACTTCAGCGACGCCGCCGAGCCCGCCGCCGACGGCACCTACACCGCGCCCGTCGGCGACCTCGTCGAGGAGATGGACGCGCTCACGATGGACGAGGACGCGTTCGTCGAGCTCATCCTCTCCGACATGCCGCCGCGGCCGGCCAACTACGAGGACATCATCGCGACGAACCTCGGGCAGAACGCCATCGACGACGACGAGGCGTTCACCCTCGAACTCGGGCCGAACAACTGCGCCGCGAGCCAGGAGTCGCTCGCGGGTGACTGA
- a CDS encoding sulfurtransferase TusA family protein has protein sequence MSAEYDIAETLDVKGASCPMPVVKTKGAIDDLAAGEILEVLATDPGSMSDIDGWASGTAGVELVDQVEGDDVFTHYVRKME, from the coding sequence ATGAGTGCTGAATACGATATCGCGGAGACGCTCGACGTGAAAGGTGCATCGTGTCCCATGCCGGTCGTGAAGACGAAGGGTGCAATCGACGACCTGGCGGCAGGCGAGATCCTCGAAGTGCTGGCGACCGACCCGGGAAGCATGAGCGACATCGACGGGTGGGCGTCGGGGACCGCCGGGGTCGAGCTCGTCGATCAGGTGGAAGGCGACGACGTGTTCACCCACTACGTCCGCAAAATGGAGTGA
- a CDS encoding DsrE/DsrF/DrsH-like family protein, protein MSTDTPPSDGSDASSGDAPSRAELAARVDELEAALSEATDEDGPKKMSIIATKGSLDMAYPPLILASTAAAFGYEVTVFHTFWGLDILHKERSKNLKMSSVGNPNMPVPNVVGALPGMDRVTTRMMEKRIEDNDTASVQELLETSLDMGVEFQACQMTIDLMDYDEDDFYDGVTTGVGAATALQDMAEADIQLLV, encoded by the coding sequence ATGAGTACAGACACACCGCCCTCGGACGGGTCCGACGCGTCGTCGGGTGACGCGCCCTCCCGCGCGGAGCTGGCCGCGCGCGTGGACGAGCTGGAGGCGGCGCTCAGCGAGGCCACCGACGAGGACGGCCCGAAGAAGATGAGCATCATCGCGACGAAGGGGTCCCTCGACATGGCGTACCCGCCGCTCATTCTCGCCAGCACCGCCGCCGCCTTCGGCTACGAGGTGACGGTCTTCCACACGTTCTGGGGACTTGACATCCTGCATAAGGAGCGGTCGAAGAACCTCAAGATGAGCTCCGTCGGCAACCCCAACATGCCGGTCCCGAACGTCGTCGGCGCGCTCCCCGGGATGGACCGCGTGACGACGCGGATGATGGAAAAGCGGATCGAGGACAACGACACCGCCTCGGTCCAAGAGCTCTTGGAGACGAGCCTCGACATGGGCGTCGAGTTCCAGGCCTGTCAGATGACCATCGACCTGATGGACTACGACGAAGACGACTTCTACGACGGCGTCACCACGGGCGTCGGCGCCGCGACGGCCCTGCAGGACATGGCCGAGGCCGACATCCAGCTTCTGGTCTGA